The Chiroxiphia lanceolata isolate bChiLan1 chromosome 4, bChiLan1.pri, whole genome shotgun sequence genome contains a region encoding:
- the PCM1 gene encoding pericentriolar material 1 protein isoform X5 → MATGGGPFEEGMNDQDLPSWSNESLDDRLNNTDWGSQQKKANRSSEKNKKKLSGEAETRLTNDISPESSPGMGRRKTRTPHSFPHARYMTQMSVPEQAELERLKQRINFSDLDQRSIGSDSQGRATAANNKRQLNESKKPFNFLSMQINTNKSKDPASGSQKKESGVSAQCKELFGAALSKDFLQNCQVSTQEDGRGEQMMDSSQIVSRLVQIRDYIAKASSMRDDLVEKNERSANVERLSHLIDDLKEQEKSYLKFLQKILARENEEDDVRTIDSAVGSGSVGESTSLNIDVQSEASDTTEVSFSLSIRPRIEDKLGNSASQEQVTDIDVTTSPKGKSDRAALNDREIWPCGINSQEHGLLSKARDPQQEAKEELENLKKQHDLLKRMLQQQEQLKALQGRQAALLALQHKAEQAIAVLDDSVVTETTGSVSGVSLTSELNEELNDLIQRFHNQLHDSQTQSVPDNRRQAESLSLTREISQSRNSSVSEHQSDEKAQLFNKMRMLQGKKQKMDKLLGELHTLRDQHLNNSSFFPASGSPQRSIDQRSTTSAASGPVGIVTVVNGEPNSLASAPYPPDSLVSQNESEEDDNLNPTEKLQKLNEVRKRLNELRELVHYYEQTSDMMTDAVNENTKEEEETEESESDSEHEDPQPVTNIRSNPQGISSWSEINSNSNVQCGSNNRDGRHLNTDCEINNRSAANIRTLKMSSALDCHNRENDKDLDLPQGEDDEVEEDRVSEDSVSSHRSSLGDAAGDAEFEQKINRLIAAKQKLRRLQNLAAMVQDDDSEAQGTIANASNIDDLLGEMEETKQQPNNVRPSTSKLKKDVRLNEKAREKFYEAKLQQQQRELKQLQEERRKLIEIQEKIQVLQKACPDLQLSAGLSKCPANRQTSQATLTPAMNEFNTAGKPLCDQSVTVGNELWSEMRRHEILREELRQRRKQLEALMAEDQRRRELAETISTVAASVKSEGSEAQCTPQQNKTEKTMATWGGSTQCALEEENGDEDGYVSDGVGQAEEEEEDASSLNDSFSIYPNNNIPENAYFVKENKDRWKNCRPLSADGNYRPVSKARQHQNISMRRQENLRWISELSYVEEKEQWQEQINQLKKQHEFSVSICQTLMQDQQTLSCLLQTLLTGPYSMMPNNVASSQVHLIMHQLNQCYTQLTWQQSNVQRLKQMLNDLMRQQEQQCQEKPSRKERGSSAPPPPSPVFCPFSFPPQPVNLINVPGFTNFSSFAPGINYNPVFPSGFGDFVHNISPHSSDQQEQQHPLDNNASGKTEYMAFPKPFESSSSNGTENQRRSHRQPEEEMEKRSTWFNDSQEMKKDDQFQLRAGFAVSVQNVASGHKNQSDMSQRREFDEESLESFSSMPDPVDPTTVTKTFRSRKASAQASLASKDKTPKSKNKRKSSSQLKGRIKNTGYESASASSVCEPCKSTKSRQSDEVVHAKVFSKRNREQLEKIIKYSRSTEMSSETGSDLSMFEALRDTIYSEVATLISQNESRPHFLIELFHELQLLNTDYLRQRALYALQDIVTRHLSENNEKGKCAKSLNSATWMASNSELTPSESLASTDDETFGKNFPTEACQDCEQNDADNGSTMSTSSNFEPFATDDLGNTVIHLDKALSWMREYERMKIEAESTLDSEGCSSNFQGASTAKLEGPGTSECQPMAQSSEVSAIPCPRIDTQQLDRQIKAIMKEVIPFLKEHMDEVCSSQLLTSVRRMVLTLTQQNDESKEFVKFFHKQLGSILQDSLAKFAGRKLKDCGEDLLVEISEVLFNELAFFKLMQDLDNNSISVKQRCKRKIETTEAIQSYAKEAKKGLQVDVCSSAEDVDEDKDKDETEMVKQVQDSEMCAGNGVPESNRSDASDQEEDEESDSGPVAISLSKAETQPLTNYGSGEDENEDEEIEFEEGPVDVQTSLQASSETTTENEQNSNQELSKAKSSEILSSEQESVNIKGEQDVATIVPHYLNVKENTPPLTINTPESFIAATVKTEESSSSLPVNETQTLDTTCAGNKSGASSESSMAGSPDTESPVLVNEYEAGSGNVSQKSDEDDFVKVEDLPLKLAVYSEADLMKKMETEAQTNSLSDELLDGGGARDQELVGDAQTLKEPEAFGTQNA, encoded by the exons ATGGCAACAGGAGGTGGTCCCTTTGAAGAAGGCATGAATGATCAGGACTTGCCCAGCTGGAGCAATGAGAGCCTTGATGACCGGCTGAACAACACG GACTGGGGAAGTcaacagaagaaagcaaacagatcttcagaaaaaaacaagaaaaagcttAGTGGAGAAGCTGAAACAAGGCTTACTAATGATATATCTCCAGAATCCTCACCTGGAATGGGACGACGGAAGACCAGAACTCCTCATAGTTTTCCTCATGCTCGGTACATGACCCAGATGTCTGTTCCAGAGCAGGCTGAACTAGAAAGGCTTAAACAAAGAATAAACTTCAGTGATCTGGATCAG AGAAGCATTGGAAGTGACTCTCAAGGCAGGGCAACGGCTGCTAACAACAAACGTCAActtaatgaaagcaaaaaaccaTTCAACTTCCTATCAATGCAGATTAACACTAACAAAAGCAAAGATCCTGCCTCAGGTtcccagaaaaaggaaagtgggGTTTCAGCGCAGTGTAAAGAGTTGtttggagctgctctgagcaaGGATTTCTTGCAAAATTGTCAAGTCTCTACTCAAGAAGATGGAAGAGGAGAACAAATGATGGATAGTAGCCAG ATTGTGAGCAGACTAGTTCAAATTCGCGACTATATTGCTAAGGCCAGCTCCATGCGGGATGATCTtgtagagaaaaatgaaagatcGGCCAATGTTGAGCGTTTATCGCACCTTATAGATGACCTTAAAGAGCAGGAGAAATCCTATCTGAAATTTTTGCAAAAGATACTT GCTAGAGAAAATGAGGAGGATGATGTTCGGACTATAGATTCAGCTGTGGGATCTGGTTCTGTAGGTGAGAGCACATCGCTAAACATTGATGTGCAGTCTGAGGCTTCAGATACCACG GAGGTATCTTTTAGCTTGAGCATTCGGCCCCGCATTGAGGACAAACTAGGGAATTCAGCTTCACAGGAACAGGTTACAGACATTGATGTTACAACAAGCCCTAAAGGGAAAAgtgacagagctgctctgaatGACAGGGAAATCTGGCCCTGTGGGATTAATAGCCAGGAACATGGATTGCTTTCAAAG GCCAGAGATCCTCAACAGGAAGCGAAAGAGGAGTTGGAGAACTTGAAAAAGCAGCATGATTTATTGAAAAGGATGCTACAACAGCAGGAGCAGTTGAAGGCTCTTCAAGGGAGACAGGCAGCTCTTCTTGCTTTGCAGCATAAAGCAGAGCAAGCCATTGCTGTCCTGGATGATTCTG TTGTAACAGAGACTACAGGCAGTGTTTCAGGAGTAAGCCTTACATCAGAACTGAATGAAGAATTGAATGACTTAATTCAGCGCTTTCACAACCAACTTCATGATTCTCAG ACACAATCTGTGCCAGATAATAGAAGGCAAGCAGAAAGTCTTTCACTTACCAGAGAGATTTCACAAAGCAGAAACTCTTCGGTGTCTGAACACCAGTCAGATGAGAAGGCACAGCTTTTTAACAAGATGCGAATGTTGCAGggtaaaaagcaaaaaatggaCAAACTATTGGGAGAACTTCATACTCTTCGTGACCAACATCTAAATAACTCCTCCT TTTTTCCTGCTTCAGGTTCTCCTCAAAGGAGTATTGATCAAAGAAGTACAACTTCAGCTGCTTCTGGTCCTGTAGGCATAGTAACTGTTGTCAATGGAGAACCAAATAGCCTGGCATCTGCTCCCTATCCTCCTGATTCCCTCGTTTCTCAAAATGAGAGTGAAGAGGATGACAATCTAAATCCAACAGAAAAGCTTCA gaagCTAAATGAGGTTCGTAAGAGGCTGAACGAGTTACGTGAGTTAGTTCACTACTATGAGCAAACATCTGATATGATGACAGATGCTGTAAATGAAAACActaaggaggaggaagaaacagaagaatcaGAAAGTGATTCAGAACATGAGGATCCACAGCCTGTTACAAATATTAGGTC AAACCCTCAAGGAATCAGTAGTTGGAGTGAAATAAATAGCAACTCAAATGTACAGTGTGGAAGTAATAACAGAGATGGAAGACACCTTAATACAGACTGTGAAATAAACAACCGATCTGCTGCTAATATAAGGACTCTAAAGATGTCTTCTGCTCTAG ACTGTCATAATAGGGAGAATGACAAAGACCTTGATCTACCCCAaggtgaagatgatgaagtGGAAGAAGACAGAGTTAGTGAAGATTCCGTGTCTAGTCACAGAAGCAGCCTGGGTGATGCTGCTGGAGATGCTGAGTTTGAGCAGAAGATCAATAGGCTTATAGCTGCAAAACAGAAACTTAGACGGTTACAAAACCTTGCTGCTATGGTGCag GATGATGATTCAGAAGCTCAAGGAACAATTGCAAATGCATCTAATATTGATGACTTGTTGGGTGAGATGGAAGAGACAAAGCAACAACCAAACAATGTCCGACCTAGTACcagcaagttaaaaaaagatGTACGACTGAATGAAAAAGCAAG AGAGAAGTTTTATGAAGCtaaacttcagcagcagcaacgGGAGCTTAAGCAGttacaagaagaaagaagaaaactaattgaaattcaagaaaaaattcaaGTGTTACAGAAAGCTTGTCCTGACCTTCAA TTGTCAGCTGGCCTGAGTAAGTGCCCAGCAAATAGACAGACTTCACAAGCGACACTGACTCCAGCCATGAATGAGTTTAACACAGCTGGCAAGCCTTTATGTGATCAGTCTGTAACAGTAGGCAATGAG TTATGGTCTGAGATGAGAAGACATGAGATTTTAAGAGAAGAACTGCgacagagaagaaagcaacTTGAAGCTTTAATGGCTGAAGATCAGAGGAGGAGAGAGCTCGCAGAAACAATATCTACTGTAGCTGCATCTGTTAAAAGTGAAGGATCAGAAGCTCAGTGTACTCCACAGCAGAATAAGACAGAAAA GACAATGGCTACCTGGGGAGGTTCTACCCAGTGTGCACTAGAGGAAGAGAATGGAGATGAAGACGGTTATGTCTCTGATGGAGTTGGTCAggcagaagaagaggaagaagatgcATCAAGTTTGAATGACAGCTTCTCTATTTATCCCAATAACAACATACCAGAAAATGCCtattttgttaaagaaaacaaggataG GTGGAAAAACTGCCGTCCTCTTTCAGCAGATGGGAATTACCGTCCAGTGTCTAAGGCCAGGCAACACCAAAACATAAGTATGCGGCGTCAGGAGAACCTTCGGTGGATATCTGAACTTTCTTATgtggaagaaaaggaacaatGGCAAGAGCAGATCAATCAGTTGAAGAAACAGCATGAATTTAGTGTCAGCATTTGTCAAACTTTGATGCAGGATCAGCAG aCCCTCTCTTGCCTTCTACAGACATTGCTTACAGGCCCATACAGTATGATGCCAAATAATGTTGCATCTTCACAAGTACATCTTATTATGCATCAATTAAACCAGTGTTACACTCAACTGACTTGGCAGCAGAGTAATGTCCAAAG gCTGAAACAAATGTTAAATGATCTTATGCGCCAGCAAGAACAACAGTGTCAAGAGAAGCCatcaagaaaggagagaggcagTAGTGCACCACCGCCTCCATCTCCTGTTTTCTGTCCATTCAGCTTTCCTCCCCAACCTGTGAACCTCATCAATGTTCCAGGATTTActaatttttcctcctttgctccag GTATTAATTATAATCCAGTGTTCCCTTCTGGTTTTGGAGATTTTGTACACAATATTTCCCCACACAGCAGTGATCAGCAGGAGCAACAACATCCTCTAGATAATAATGCTTCTGGTAAAACTGAGTATATGGCATTCCCCAAACCTTTTGAAAGCAGTTCTTCTAATGGAACAGAAAACCAAAG aaGGAGTCATAGACAACCTgaagaggaaatggaaaaaagatcAACTTGGTTTAATGATagccaggaaatgaaaaaagatgATCAGTTTCAGCTGAGAGCAGGTTTTGCAGTTTCAGTACAAAATGTTGCTTCTGGTCACAAAAATCAGTCTGATATGAGCCAGAGAAGAGAGTTTGATGAAGAGTCTTTGGAGAGTTTTAGTAGCATGCCTGATCCAGTAGACCCAACGACTGTGACAAAAACATTTAGGTCTAGAAAAGCATCAGCACAAGCAAGCTTGGCATCAAAAGATAAAACGCCCAAATCAAAGAATAAGAGGAAGAGTTCTTCTCAGCTAAAAGgcagaattaaaaatactg GTTATGAAAGTGCAAGTGCTTCTAGTGTGTGTGAACCCTGCAAGAGCACTAAAAGCAGGCAGTCTGATGAGGTGGTTCATGCAAAGGTGTTCAGCAAAAGGAATCgggaacagctggaaaaaataattaaatacagtAGATCTACAGAAATGTCTTCAG aaactgGTAGTGATCTTTCTATGTTTGAAGCTTTGCGAGACACAATTTATTCTGAAGTGGCAACTCTTATTTCACAAAATGAGTCTCGTCCCCACTTTCTTATTGAACTTTTCCATGAGCTTCAGCTGCTAAATACAGATTATCTGAGGCAAAGGGCTCTGTATGCTTTACAG GATATAGTAACCAGACATTTATCAGAGAACAATGAAAAAGGGAAGTGTGCAAAATCACTGAATTCTGCAACATGGATGGCATCAAATTCTGAACTCACTCCCAGTGAAAGCCTTGCCTCTACAGATGAT GAAACTTTTGGCAAGAACTTTCCTACAGAAGCATGTCAAGATTGTGAACAAAATGATGCAGACAATGGGAGTACTATGTCTACATCTTCAAATTTTGAACCCTTTGCCACTGATGACCTTG GGAACACAGTGATTCACTTAGATAAAGCTTTGTCTTGGATGAGGGAATATGAGCGTATGAAAATTGAAGCTGAAAGTACCCTTGACTCTGAGGGCTGCTCTAGTAATTTTCAGGGTGCTTCTACTGCTAAATTAGAAG GTCCAGGTACCAGTGAATGTCAGCCTATGGCACAGTCAAGTGAAGTTTCTGCTATTCCATGTCCTCGTATAGATACTCAGCAGCTTGACCGGCAGATTAAAGCAATTATGAAAGAGGTTATTCCTTTTCTGAAG GAACACATGGATGAAGTATGTTCTTCTCAGTTACTGACATCAGTAAGACGTATGGTCTTGACTCTTACACAACAAAATGATGAAAGTAAAGAATTTGTGAAGTTCTTTCATAAGCAACTTGGCAGTATACTTCAG gATTCACTGGCGAAATTTGCTGGTAGAAAATTAAAAGACTGTGGCGAGGATCTTCTTGTGGAGATCTCTGAAGTGTTATTTAATGAATTAGCCTTTTTTAAACTTATGCAAGACTTGGACAACAACAGTATTTCTGTAAAGCAGAGGTGTAAACGAAAAATAGAAACTACTGAAGCGATACAGTCTTATGCTAAagag GCAAAAAAAGGTCTCCAGGTGGATGTTTGTTCATCTGCTGAAGATGTCGATGAGGACAAA GACAAGGatgagactgaaatggttaaacAAGTACAGGACTCAGAAATGTGTGCTGGTAATGGAGTTCCCGAAAGCAATAGGTCTGATGCGTCTGAtcaagaggaagatgaggaaagTGATAGTGGTCCAGTGGCAATAA GTTTATCAAAAGCAGAAACCCAACCTCTGACTAACTATGGCAGTGGAGAAGATGAGaatgaagatgaagaaattgAATTTGAGGAAGGACCTGTTGATGTGCAGACATCACTACAAGCCAGCAGTGAAACAACAACTGAAAATGAACAG AATTCAAACCAAGAATTGAGTAAGGCAAAAAGCAGTGAGATTTTGTCATCAGAACAAGAATCTGTTAATATTAAAG GTGAACAAGATGTGGCTACAATTGTGCCTCATTACCTCAATGTCAAGGAGAATACACCACCTTTAACAATCAATACCCCAGAATCCTTTATAGCAGCCactgtgaaaacagaagaatcAAGCTCATCTTTACCAGTAAATGAAACACAAACATTAGATACCACATGTGCAGGAAACAAATCCGGTGCAAGTTCTGAAAGCTCCATGGCTGGCAGCCCTGATACGGAGTCCCCTGTGCTGGTGAATGAATAT GAAGCTGGTTCTGGAAATGTAAGTCAAAAATCTGATGAAGATGACTTTGTGAAGGTTGAAGACTTGCCCCTCAAACTTGCTGTATATTCAGAG GCAgatttaatgaagaaaatggaaacagaggCACAAACCAACAGTTTGTCTGATGAATTACTGGATGGAGGTGGAGCTCGAGATCAAGAATTAGTAGGAGATGCCCAAACTTTGAAAGAACCtg
- the PCM1 gene encoding pericentriolar material 1 protein isoform X21: MATGGGPFEEGMNDQDLPSWSNESLDDRLNNTDWGSQQKKANRSSEKNKKKLSGEAETRLTNDISPESSPGMGRRKTRTPHSFPHARYMTQMSVPEQAELERLKQRINFSDLDQRSIGSDSQGRATAANNKRQLNESKKPFNFLSMQINTNKSKDPASGSQKKESGVSAQCKELFGAALSKDFLQNCQVSTQEDGRGEQMMDSSQIVSRLVQIRDYIAKASSMRDDLVEKNERSANVERLSHLIDDLKEQEKSYLKFLQKILARENEEDDVRTIDSAVGSGSVGESTSLNIDVQSEASDTTARDPQQEAKEELENLKKQHDLLKRMLQQQEQLKALQGRQAALLALQHKAEQAIAVLDDSVVTETTGSVSGVSLTSELNEELNDLIQRFHNQLHDSQTQSVPDNRRQAESLSLTREISQSRNSSVSEHQSDEKAQLFNKMRMLQGKKQKMDKLLGELHTLRDQHLNNSSFFPASGSPQRSIDQRSTTSAASGPVGIVTVVNGEPNSLASAPYPPDSLVSQNESEEDDNLNPTEKLQ; encoded by the exons ATGGCAACAGGAGGTGGTCCCTTTGAAGAAGGCATGAATGATCAGGACTTGCCCAGCTGGAGCAATGAGAGCCTTGATGACCGGCTGAACAACACG GACTGGGGAAGTcaacagaagaaagcaaacagatcttcagaaaaaaacaagaaaaagcttAGTGGAGAAGCTGAAACAAGGCTTACTAATGATATATCTCCAGAATCCTCACCTGGAATGGGACGACGGAAGACCAGAACTCCTCATAGTTTTCCTCATGCTCGGTACATGACCCAGATGTCTGTTCCAGAGCAGGCTGAACTAGAAAGGCTTAAACAAAGAATAAACTTCAGTGATCTGGATCAG AGAAGCATTGGAAGTGACTCTCAAGGCAGGGCAACGGCTGCTAACAACAAACGTCAActtaatgaaagcaaaaaaccaTTCAACTTCCTATCAATGCAGATTAACACTAACAAAAGCAAAGATCCTGCCTCAGGTtcccagaaaaaggaaagtgggGTTTCAGCGCAGTGTAAAGAGTTGtttggagctgctctgagcaaGGATTTCTTGCAAAATTGTCAAGTCTCTACTCAAGAAGATGGAAGAGGAGAACAAATGATGGATAGTAGCCAG ATTGTGAGCAGACTAGTTCAAATTCGCGACTATATTGCTAAGGCCAGCTCCATGCGGGATGATCTtgtagagaaaaatgaaagatcGGCCAATGTTGAGCGTTTATCGCACCTTATAGATGACCTTAAAGAGCAGGAGAAATCCTATCTGAAATTTTTGCAAAAGATACTT GCTAGAGAAAATGAGGAGGATGATGTTCGGACTATAGATTCAGCTGTGGGATCTGGTTCTGTAGGTGAGAGCACATCGCTAAACATTGATGTGCAGTCTGAGGCTTCAGATACCACG GCCAGAGATCCTCAACAGGAAGCGAAAGAGGAGTTGGAGAACTTGAAAAAGCAGCATGATTTATTGAAAAGGATGCTACAACAGCAGGAGCAGTTGAAGGCTCTTCAAGGGAGACAGGCAGCTCTTCTTGCTTTGCAGCATAAAGCAGAGCAAGCCATTGCTGTCCTGGATGATTCTG TTGTAACAGAGACTACAGGCAGTGTTTCAGGAGTAAGCCTTACATCAGAACTGAATGAAGAATTGAATGACTTAATTCAGCGCTTTCACAACCAACTTCATGATTCTCAG ACACAATCTGTGCCAGATAATAGAAGGCAAGCAGAAAGTCTTTCACTTACCAGAGAGATTTCACAAAGCAGAAACTCTTCGGTGTCTGAACACCAGTCAGATGAGAAGGCACAGCTTTTTAACAAGATGCGAATGTTGCAGggtaaaaagcaaaaaatggaCAAACTATTGGGAGAACTTCATACTCTTCGTGACCAACATCTAAATAACTCCTCCT TTTTTCCTGCTTCAGGTTCTCCTCAAAGGAGTATTGATCAAAGAAGTACAACTTCAGCTGCTTCTGGTCCTGTAGGCATAGTAACTGTTGTCAATGGAGAACCAAATAGCCTGGCATCTGCTCCCTATCCTCCTGATTCCCTCGTTTCTCAAAATGAGAGTGAAGAGGATGACAATCTAAATCCAACAGAAAAGCTTCAGTAA